The Brasilonema sennae CENA114 genome includes a region encoding these proteins:
- a CDS encoding S-layer homology domain-containing protein gives MTNMRPPDPESSPNNTLGFDEFIGILVAFVTIGIILFWTFSRKNSNWNFTGLISPSRTSSGSPIIPAIPEQPAIPFILPGAKPTVTPSPTEKHTFLDDLFPQTLNVPPEQAWSQSQEPSSFPRTTTTEQSRVTASEKLPTIPPPIAFTDVPGDFWGRRFIDILSSRGMIKGFPDYSFRPNQPVNRAEFAAILQQAFKKADAGNSISFKDIPPKFWAIPAINRSIATGFLKGYPDESFKPDQKIPRVQVLVALVSGLDLKVPSSPEKVLSIYKDAKDIPKYAIDKIAAATENRLVVNNPDPEVLAPNQEATRAEVAAMVHQALVQTGRLQPIESQSIVKTP, from the coding sequence ATGACAAATATGCGCCCTCCAGATCCGGAGTCATCTCCAAACAATACCCTTGGTTTTGATGAATTTATCGGTATTCTTGTTGCTTTTGTGACTATCGGGATTATTTTATTTTGGACATTCTCCCGTAAGAATTCTAACTGGAATTTCACTGGGTTGATATCTCCCTCGCGGACTTCCTCTGGTTCTCCAATCATTCCAGCAATCCCTGAACAACCAGCAATTCCATTTATTCTTCCTGGTGCCAAACCAACAGTAACTCCATCCCCAACTGAGAAACACACCTTCTTAGACGATCTGTTCCCTCAAACTTTAAATGTACCTCCAGAGCAAGCCTGGTCACAATCACAAGAGCCATCATCCTTTCCTCGTACCACGACTACAGAACAATCTCGCGTCACTGCGAGTGAAAAATTACCAACAATTCCCCCACCAATTGCTTTTACAGATGTACCTGGTGATTTTTGGGGACGGCGTTTCATTGATATTCTATCTTCTCGTGGAATGATCAAAGGCTTTCCTGATTACTCTTTTAGACCTAACCAGCCTGTAAACCGTGCTGAATTTGCTGCTATTTTGCAACAAGCGTTTAAAAAAGCAGATGCTGGGAATTCAATAAGTTTCAAAGATATACCACCAAAATTCTGGGCAATTCCAGCAATTAACCGGTCCATTGCAACTGGATTTTTAAAAGGATATCCAGACGAAAGTTTCAAACCAGACCAAAAAATTCCACGAGTACAAGTTTTAGTTGCTCTTGTCAGTGGGTTGGATCTCAAAGTACCTTCTTCCCCTGAAAAAGTTTTAAGTATCTATAAAGATGCCAAAGATATTCCTAAATACGCCATTGATAAGATAGCAGCAGCTACAGAAAATCGTCTTGTAGTAAACAACCCTGATCCAGAAGTTTTGGCTCCCAATCAAGAAGCAACCCGTGCTGAGGTTGCTGCTATGGTTCATCAAGCTTTGGTGCAAACAGGAAGATTGCAACCCATAGAATCTCAAAGCATTGTGAAAACACCTTGA
- the petH gene encoding ferredoxin--NADP reductase: MYIKGAVEGAANTESGSRVYLYEVVGLRQSEETDQTNYPIRNSGSVFIRVPYNRMNQETRRIIRLGGKIVSIQPLNALEHLNGNTSTANANTETETASSQANGKATPVAEQQPKKKDKQGNTMTQAKPKKESHADVPVNIYRPNAPFIGKCISNDALVAEGGIGIVQHLKFDISAGDLRYIEGQSIGIIPPGVDKNGKPEKIRLYSIASTRHGDDVDDKTVSLCVRQLEYKHPESGETVYGVCSTHLCFLKPGDDVKITGPVGKEMLLPKDPEAKVIMMGTGTGIAPMRAYLWRMFKDNERAANPEYEFKGFAWLIFGVPTTPNILYKEELEELQQKYPDNFRLTYAISREQKNPEGGRMYIQDRVAEHADELWNLIKDEKTHTYICGLRGMEDGIDAALSAAAQKDGVTWSSYQKDLKKAGRWHVETY; the protein is encoded by the coding sequence ATGTATATTAAAGGTGCTGTTGAAGGTGCTGCCAACACAGAATCAGGTAGCCGTGTTTATTTATATGAAGTGGTGGGTTTGCGTCAGAGCGAAGAAACTGATCAAACAAACTACCCGATTCGTAATAGTGGCAGTGTATTCATCAGAGTGCCTTACAACCGCATGAATCAGGAGACACGGCGGATCATTCGCCTCGGTGGGAAAATTGTTAGCATCCAGCCTTTGAATGCTTTAGAGCATCTCAATGGAAATACCTCTACAGCAAATGCTAACACTGAAACCGAGACTGCAAGCAGTCAAGCAAATGGTAAAGCCACACCTGTCGCTGAGCAACAGCCCAAAAAAAAGGACAAACAAGGCAACACCATGACTCAAGCAAAACCCAAAAAAGAATCACATGCTGACGTTCCTGTCAACATTTACCGTCCAAACGCTCCATTTATTGGTAAGTGCATATCCAATGATGCGTTAGTAGCAGAAGGCGGAATTGGTATTGTTCAGCACCTTAAATTTGACATTTCTGCTGGTGATCTGCGCTATATAGAAGGTCAAAGTATCGGTATTATCCCACCTGGAGTGGATAAAAACGGCAAGCCAGAAAAAATCAGACTATACTCGATCGCCTCAACCCGTCATGGCGATGATGTAGATGACAAAACAGTCTCCCTGTGCGTCCGCCAGTTGGAATACAAGCACCCAGAAAGCGGCGAAACAGTTTACGGTGTCTGTTCTACACACCTGTGTTTCCTCAAACCAGGAGACGATGTAAAAATCACAGGTCCTGTGGGTAAAGAAATGTTGTTACCCAAAGACCCAGAAGCCAAAGTTATTATGATGGGAACAGGAACAGGTATCGCCCCCATGCGTGCCTACCTGTGGCGCATGTTCAAGGACAACGAAAGAGCTGCTAACCCAGAATACGAGTTCAAGGGATTTGCGTGGTTGATATTTGGTGTACCTACAACTCCTAACATCCTCTACAAGGAAGAACTGGAAGAATTACAACAAAAGTATCCTGATAATTTCCGCCTCACTTATGCCATCAGCCGGGAACAGAAAAACCCCGAAGGTGGCAGAATGTATATCCAAGACCGTGTCGCAGAACATGCAGATGAACTTTGGAATTTGATCAAAGATGAGAAAACCCACACATACATTTGTGGTTTGCGCGGTATGGAAGATGGTATTGATGCGGCACTGAGTGCTGCTGCACAAAAAGATGGTGTGACTTGGAGTAGTTACCAAAAAGACCTCAAAAAAGCTGGTCGTTGGCACGTAGAAACATACTAA
- a CDS encoding proline iminopeptidase-family hydrolase: protein MNQQSSTSAVEGFISFREHQVWYRIVKPNQEAEDKLPLLCIHGGPGVPHDYLEPLEAIANTGRQVIFYDQLGCGNSDRPTDANLYSIDLFKDELIAIRSTLNLEQIHLFGQSWGGCLALEHTLSQATGLASLILANTPANIQQFVSEAYKLMNDLPAEIKEIISKHETAGTTQQPEYKQAMEVFNHSFLCRLNPWPSCLTKAYSKVGTEFRGAGKIIDWSLENRLSEIFVPTLLLSGRYDEVTPACVEKLKQGISDSEWVLFENSSHMPHLEETERFLQVLDEFLTRVEHTRDNPRLQQ, encoded by the coding sequence ATGAATCAACAGTCATCAACTTCTGCCGTTGAAGGCTTTATCTCGTTTCGTGAGCATCAAGTGTGGTATCGCATTGTTAAACCGAACCAAGAAGCAGAAGACAAACTACCTCTTTTGTGTATTCATGGAGGACCAGGAGTACCCCACGATTACTTGGAACCATTAGAAGCGATCGCTAACACGGGAAGGCAAGTTATATTCTACGATCAACTAGGATGTGGAAATAGCGATCGCCCTACTGACGCAAATTTATATTCCATTGATTTATTTAAAGATGAACTTATAGCCATCCGCAGCACTTTAAACTTAGAGCAAATCCATCTTTTTGGACAATCATGGGGTGGTTGTTTGGCACTAGAACATACTCTTTCTCAAGCAACTGGTTTAGCAAGTCTGATTTTAGCTAATACACCTGCCAACATTCAGCAATTTGTGAGTGAAGCTTATAAGTTGATGAATGATCTACCAGCAGAAATCAAAGAGATTATTAGTAAACATGAAACCGCAGGTACAACTCAACAGCCAGAATATAAACAGGCTATGGAGGTCTTTAACCATTCTTTTCTCTGTCGTTTAAACCCTTGGCCTAGTTGTTTGACTAAAGCATACAGCAAAGTTGGTACAGAGTTTCGCGGCGCTGGCAAAATCATCGACTGGAGTCTTGAAAATCGATTGAGTGAAATTTTTGTACCGACACTGCTGCTTTCTGGTAGGTATGATGAGGTAACCCCAGCTTGTGTAGAAAAATTAAAGCAAGGTATTTCTGATTCAGAGTGGGTACTGTTTGAAAACAGTTCACATATGCCTCATCTGGAAGAAACAGAAAGATTTCTGCAAGTGTTAGACGAATTTTTGACTAGAGTAGAACACACTCGCGACAATCCCCGACTTCAGCAATAA
- a CDS encoding homoserine dehydrogenase — translation MGVKLGILGLGTVGTGTVQLLQNSGFRHPLLQLVEISRVGVRSLDKPRAVTLPQTVLTTDLEAIVTLPEVDIVVEVMGGLEPARSLILKAIQNGKHVVTANKAVISRFGDEIFTAANQAGVYVMLEAAVGGGIPVIQPLKQSLSVNQIHTITGIINGTTNYILSRMQTEGSNFSDVLADAQQLGYAEADPTADVDGLDAADKIAILASLAFGGRIRLEEVYCEGIRQVSKTDIAYAEKLGFVIKLLAIGKRISSSGAISITVQPTLVPKAHPLASINGVNNAILVEGEPIGQVMFFGPGAGAGPTASAVSSDILNLVAALQTGTSVPNPLLTCGHQDYCQIVPMAELITRFYTRFLTKDQPGVIGKLGTCFGNHAVSLESIVQTGFQGELAEIVVVTHDVREGDFRQALTEIRTFAELESIPSLLRVL, via the coding sequence GTGGGTGTAAAGCTAGGAATATTGGGATTAGGCACTGTAGGGACGGGTACGGTGCAATTGTTACAAAATAGCGGTTTTCGTCACCCGTTGTTGCAGCTCGTAGAAATTTCTCGTGTGGGAGTGCGATCGCTCGACAAACCCCGCGCAGTCACACTACCACAAACGGTATTAACAACAGATTTGGAAGCCATTGTCACCCTACCAGAGGTAGATATTGTTGTCGAGGTTATGGGGGGACTTGAACCAGCGCGATCGCTAATCCTCAAAGCTATTCAAAATGGCAAGCACGTGGTGACTGCTAACAAAGCCGTAATTTCCCGTTTTGGTGATGAAATCTTCACGGCTGCGAATCAAGCTGGGGTCTACGTTATGCTGGAAGCCGCCGTCGGTGGTGGTATTCCAGTCATTCAACCTTTAAAGCAATCTTTAAGTGTCAACCAGATTCACACCATCACTGGCATTATTAATGGTACGACTAACTACATCCTCTCGCGGATGCAAACCGAAGGCAGCAACTTCAGTGATGTCTTAGCTGATGCCCAGCAATTAGGTTATGCTGAAGCTGACCCAACTGCTGATGTTGATGGCTTAGACGCCGCAGATAAAATCGCCATCCTCGCATCATTAGCCTTTGGTGGACGCATCAGGCTGGAAGAAGTCTACTGTGAGGGAATTCGGCAAGTCAGCAAAACAGATATTGCCTATGCCGAGAAATTAGGATTTGTGATCAAATTGCTTGCGATTGGCAAACGAATTTCCTCTTCTGGTGCCATCTCAATCACAGTCCAGCCGACTTTAGTCCCGAAAGCACACCCCCTAGCCAGCATCAACGGCGTGAATAACGCCATTCTTGTTGAAGGTGAACCCATTGGACAGGTGATGTTTTTTGGTCCTGGTGCCGGTGCAGGACCAACTGCGAGTGCTGTGTCATCGGATATTTTGAACCTAGTAGCAGCACTCCAAACAGGTACATCAGTACCAAATCCGCTACTGACCTGCGGACATCAAGACTACTGCCAAATTGTGCCAATGGCAGAACTGATCACCCGATTTTATACTCGTTTTCTCACCAAAGACCAACCGGGAGTGATTGGCAAATTGGGAACTTGCTTTGGCAATCACGCAGTGAGTTTGGAGTCAATCGTCCAAACAGGTTTTCAGGGAGAACTTGCAGAAATTGTTGTTGTGACTCACGATGTTCGAGAAGGTGATTTTCGGCAAGCATTAACAGAAATTCGTACTTTTGCAGAACTAGAAAGTATTCCTAGCTTGCTGCGAGTACTCTAA
- a CDS encoding CAAD domain-containing protein, with protein sequence MEAQMQEPEIVETKSPEATMANINNQTGSITKLQPSVQSQDQWLKYGEQVSGFLATLPEYLGSFFNRYKQPLVSIGLIVAAIVAVKIVLAVLDALNDIPLVSPTFELIGIGYSTWFIYRYLLKASTRQELTDEITTLKSQVVGKEISES encoded by the coding sequence ATGGAAGCCCAAATGCAAGAACCAGAAATAGTGGAAACTAAGTCTCCAGAAGCAACGATGGCAAATATCAACAATCAAACAGGCAGCATAACGAAACTCCAGCCAAGCGTGCAGTCTCAAGATCAATGGCTAAAATACGGAGAACAAGTTTCTGGCTTTTTAGCGACACTGCCCGAATATCTGGGAAGCTTCTTTAATAGATACAAACAGCCCCTGGTTAGCATTGGTTTGATTGTGGCAGCAATTGTCGCGGTCAAGATAGTTTTGGCGGTATTGGATGCTTTGAATGACATTCCTTTGGTATCACCAACCTTTGAATTAATTGGTATTGGTTACTCTACATGGTTTATTTACCGCTATCTACTCAAAGCCTCAACTCGGCAAGAGTTAACTGATGAGATTACAACTCTCAAGTCACAAGTTGTTGGCAAGGAAATTTCGGAAAGCTAA
- a CDS encoding pentapeptide repeat-containing protein, producing MKAKLIALLTLVTPLVLASSVNAANPQHVKKLLATGECAKCDLSKANLSGAHLIGADLRDANLQGANLTKANLEGADLTGANLAGANMTSTLATNVDFKKANLNKVNFTRATIHDSNVYGASMNDLNITNAEISNTGIGIGGEDAEVPDWK from the coding sequence ATGAAAGCCAAACTTATAGCACTTTTAACCTTAGTGACTCCCCTAGTCTTGGCTAGTTCAGTGAATGCAGCGAATCCACAGCATGTTAAGAAGCTACTTGCTACTGGGGAATGTGCAAAGTGTGATCTATCGAAAGCAAACCTCAGCGGTGCACATTTAATCGGTGCTGACTTGAGAGATGCTAATCTTCAAGGAGCAAATTTAACAAAGGCAAATCTTGAAGGTGCTGATCTTACAGGTGCTAATTTAGCCGGCGCTAACATGACGTCAACTTTAGCGACTAATGTTGATTTCAAGAAAGCCAATCTTAATAAAGTGAATTTCACTCGTGCTACGATTCACGATTCTAATGTGTATGGGGCATCGATGAATGACCTCAATATTACTAATGCCGAAATATCTAACACAGGCATAGGTATCGGTGGTGAAGACGCAGAAGTTCCTGATTGGAAATAA